A DNA window from Salvelinus sp. IW2-2015 linkage group LG4q.1:29, ASM291031v2, whole genome shotgun sequence contains the following coding sequences:
- the LOC111961890 gene encoding uncharacterized protein isoform X2 — translation MASTQQSAFEYVQNGRALLEGHLQKPSLVVDELRKNNILSEKQVREIKSHKKRSVKTRKMLDMIIKKGEYASYELLKILYNTRNQTLPRTNPTQNQPRHPDLHQWISCFSFTDDPDLQSGLVSESGPCERYKRQLRTKAVEFLHAKWDQHMHFLKDKAKCKPFTYIPVVLDTDSSELSKTKSKYKKARSKKLKTYIPRDKGKLSPGHLLESSEKKILLVGKPGIGKTTVVQQVLNIWAENENPQESYMFYFDEPSMRSMSHSSQPSSLRSLLFERYLKPEEGTEDVVLCDIQNNSENVIFVFDGIMDVIGNPVLNNIMAKELLCDAKILTTCRPEAEDCEFLSDWPSYRVEVQGFNNESIHAYLKWMLGTEDDYVCSVASNDALFSLCHVPMYAFIVTACISFSPCEAKNHPCTITEMYVRIFRHCMKRHGDQNVEYLDKYIHDNMGNIKFLAINSFQALLAKTVNLTEMDCKDNSVQHAFLTSSAAKESSTGHSFAFLHNTMQEFWAALFLLMTPGNITSVLQQCQTEEGKYLKYIVSFLCGLLSSDIAELINCVVPEDQIREISDIYLEKVIDTFLGPAILQGHDESHTELDADLLFVCQCLYEHQSPEACSLLLQKVEYELDLCGQYLDPQQCCAVSYVINQSTNRNVRLYLNDCTFSDPGLRLILGSLKNLQCLRLDPTTQCQVWKAALHSGNQSDSEALLRLCEYEIHLRVKEQQDQKVWERVGEVLKRKRPEKVKLCLHLVDNSLHAADSLGKSIFDCLPSVEAIRFVEPVDLRRSLVAWKMEVRSFQQDILMHGALYQMETGLKSVEDLQAVLCLASTYSLEEQSKFILSLYQHIGKYEHDEGVAVLPILQPVFKSFPAVWYIHFADTKASVLLEVMKLQNVKKPVELWWSNDECDMSLIHCLPYISQLRFNDCILIQYDDTKGTIEGLLKLFCFAKQRQLETGEETLRMLSTVCSYSNFPFESGNKDEQSDFLLDLYSSAKSFELELEGQILPSLLTVFQSAQPAAWVLDLGTDKASILLEVLKLQTEKKPVRLKGWLETDKSKIWSFLRCLPYISQLRIVPQDESDTEVKMPTLTSEQLKRFFLLHLLDHGDLDNTETGQSSVEELLSVLGFAHSDDSPERCLFLLDLFSHGKDYETQTGRKVCQALLPVYRSAPAVWSIDLSERKGSLSCDDQFQLSLWGAFPVGSEWDAQLASSLLQALDYTITLSGWLPTVTCKAVGAVLGQSAPGEKLNVSLTPDSISFQGAALLFKQVKEFHKLKVNEMSTAKLARLARSMTCRRPMVVEELTLVFSRSIPKEGVQCRVLSGLALLLRVWTVRVLNLIDCPIQGFLLTTLLCHQGPLTIRQVSRSSSHLKKYGLLFCEVCYCFERWVCVCFHDRLSKETLQQLAVVVYEAQDEELTQCFLEKLGSDLCNCTLDWDVLHYLLKTTTQPITINLRRSRIRDQYIPYLLPLLKNVHFQRTSSQFERTALREIHEKRAGHLVNSLVKSSDDWIDLNNLVLNHDDCEALRFALHYSDGVKLNLLLTIIPKEEMESILTLLHRVSELRVDRKLLLELLHTCAGLRRRRGEAPALLTLLHHKLDLSCSSAIDLFGQEKETVLSLSFGDCRVISAAIQEADGDTELILHDCHVEDAGLEELFHVLHRIHMSFGKPLLLQILHLIFVEDGDRSVRLASLLSRALEKKVDLSQSPLDSRACSTLALVLEHSEGLSELDLSDCHLTDTHLDVLLPHLHKVQVLNLCNNEITDKGAVKLNLYMIGNSFTETVWLSNKMITEFDILLADNRYKLWPAHVEPGHDQRVTSLGSTSVTNETSKKKTLIEEFDPDKTITDKIIYRFQCGSRGRFQCRATGLVFGMRGAGIVEYSVVHWDRDILANTSYEPAGPLFQLRSPEGHMYQLHLPHCEVTVSAAENLLVAHICRKNREFLIPKVTHSHVIVSISGLSNYGKARKKQSNSNRIQGQVLLFLEPEATPKEQRLWVFLLPRDMPPDEVENQHKEFTFIKTSSSCMLTPTAKYSVTSDLKQGFLVQPKKCTLHIAHCTYQHATFEVFLNRSITELNMNILETKLKTRKRWCRRVILNTPRDNAAQVKRFTEQQWIKNLCEILGELSKYEIKKLKSMMRNKEQKPIAKSALEGRKSPEELAELMVETWGVHDSIKATKELLERLPRNDDRVTSLLQPFL, via the exons ATGGCAAGCACACAGCAGTCTGCTTTTGAGTATGTCCAAAATGGCAGAGCCCTTCTTGAGGGTCACCTCCAGAAACCCTCCTTGGTCGTTGATGAGTTGCGAAAGAATAACATCCTCAGTGAAAAACAAGTTAGAGAAATTAAATCCCATAAAAAGAGGTCTGTCAAAACCAGAAAGATGCTGGACATGATTATCAAGAAAGGGGAATATGCCAGTTATGAACTGTTAAAAATATTGTACAACACAAGGAACCAAACCTTACCAAGAACAAACCCTACCCAGAATCAACCTCGCCACCCAGATTTACATCAATGGATCAGCTGCTTTTCGTTTACGGATGACCCAGATTTACAGAGTGGCCTCGTCTCTG AATCAGGGCCTTGTGAGAGGTACAAAAGGCAGCTGCGAACGAAAGCCGTTgagtttcttcatgcaaaatggGACCAGCACATGCATTTCCTCAAAGACAAGGCAAAATGCAAACCCTTTACTTACATTCCTGTCGTTTTGGACACCGACTCGAGTGAGCTGTCCAAAACTAAAAGCAAGTACAAAAAAGCACGCTCTAAGAAACTTAAGACTTACATTCCAAGAGACAAGGGAAAACTGTCCCCTGGTCACTTACTGGAAAGCAGTGAGAAAAAGATTCTACTTGTTGGTAAACCTGGCATTGGAAAGACAACTGTTGTCCAGCAAGTTTTGAATATCTGGGCAGAGAATGAGAATCCTCAAGAGAGTTATATGTTCTACTTTGATGAGCCTTCGATGAGATCAATGTCTCACTCTTCACAGCCCTCATCCTTGAGGTCTCTGCTGTTTGAAAGATACCTTAAGCCAGAGGAAGGCACAGAGGATGTGGTGCTGTGTGATATTCAAAATAATTCTGAAAATGTTATCTTCGTGTTTGATGGGATCATGGATGTGATTGGCAACCCCGTGCTAAATAACATTATGGCAAAAGAACTTCTGTGTGATGCCAAGATTCTGACCACGTGCAGACCAGAGGCAGAAGACTGCGAGTTTTTATCTGACTGGCCGTCTTACAGAGTGGAGGTCCAAGGATTCAACAACGAGTCCATCCATGCTTACTTAAAGTGGATGTTAGGCACTGAGGATGACTATGTTTGTAGTGTTGCGAGCAACGACGCACTATTCAGTCTATGCCATGTCCCAATGTACGCTTTCATAGTGACTGCTTGTATTTCATTTAGTCCCTGTGAGGCTAAAAACCACCCATGCACCATAACAGAAATGTATGTGCGGATCTTTCGTCATTGCATGAAAAGACATGGTGACCAAAATGTTGAGTATCTGGATAAGTACATTCATGACAATATGGGGAACATCAAGTTTCTAGCTATAAACTCTTTCCAAGCATTACTTGCGAAAACTGTAAACTTGACAGAAATGGATTGCAAGGACAACAGTGTTCAACATGCGTTCTTGACATCCAGTGCAGCAAAGGAATCGTCAACTGGCCATTCGTTTGCTTTTCTCCACAACACGATGCAGGAGTTTTGGGCTGCTCTTTTCCTGTTGATGACACCTGGAAACATCACCTCCGTCCTTCAACAGTGCCAGACAGAAGAAGGAAAGTACTTGAAGTACATTGTGTCCTTCCTCTGTGGACTCTTGTCCAGTGACATTGCTGAATTGATTAACTGTGTAGTGCCAGAGGACCAGATAAGGGAAATATCTGACATATACCTTGAGAAAGTCATAGACACCTTCCTCGGGCCTGCAATACTACAGGGACATGATGAGTCCCATACCGAGTTGGATGCTGATCTCCTCTTCGTTTGCCAGTGCTTGTATGAGCACCAGTCACCCGAAGCCTGCTCACTCCTTCTACAAAAAGTGGAGTATGAGCTTGATCTCTGTGGACAATATCTCGATCCTCAACAGTGCTGTGCCGTGTCATATGTAATCAACCAGTCCACAAACAGGAATGTCCGTCTGTACCTGAATGACTGCACTTTCTCTGATCCAGGATTGAGGCTGATTCTGGGCTCTTTGAAAAATCTTCAATGTCTCAG ATTGGATCCCACTACACAATGTCAGGTGTGGAAAGCTGCTCTTCACTCAGGGAACCAGAGTGACTCTGAAGCCTTGCTAAGACTGTGTGAATATGAAATTCACTTAAGAGTCAAGGAGCAACAGGACCAAAAGGtgtgggagagagtgggagaggtcCTGAAGCGCAAGAGACCAGAGAAGGTCAAACTCTGTCTACATTTGGTTGACAACTCACTGCATGCAGCTGATTCCTTGGGAAAGAGCATATTTGACTGTTTGCCAAGCGTTGAGGCTATCAG GTTTGTTGAACCTGTTGATCTGAGACGATCGTTAGTGGCATGGAAAATGGAGGTGAGGTCATTCCAGCAGGATATCTTGATGCACGGGGCTCTGTACCAGATGGAGACGGGACTGAAATCTGTAGAGGACCTGCAAGCAGTGCTTTGTCTGGCTAGCACATATTCTTTAGAGGAACAGAGCAAATTCATTTTGAGTTTGTACCAACATATAGGAAAATATGAGCATGATGAAGGTGTAGCAGTTCTACCAATATTGCAGCCAGTTTTCAAGTCATTTCCTGCAGTCTGGTACATACACTTTGCTGATACGAAGGCCTCTGTCCTCCTTGAGGTGATGAAACTCCAAAACGTGAAGAAACCAGTGGAGCTGTGGTGGTCAAATGATGAGTGTGACATGAGCCTCATTCATTGTTTGCCTTATATTTCACAGCTAAG GTTCAATGACTGCATTCTGATCCAGTATGATGACACTAAAGGAACCATTGAAGGCCTTTTGAAACTCTTCTGTTTTGCAAAGCAGCGTCAGcttgagacaggagaggagacactgAGGATGCTGTCGACGGTATGCAGCTACTCAAACTTCCCTTTTGAGAGTGGTAACAAAGACGAACAGAGTGATTTTCTGCTAGATTTGTACTCCTCTGCAAAGTCGTTTGAACTTGAATTGGAGGGCCAAATTCTCCCATCATTGTTGACAGTCTTTCAGTCAGCTCAGCCTGCAGCCTGGGTCCTCGACCTCGGTACAGACAAGGCCTCCATCCTACTTGAGGTGCTGAAACTCCAAACAGAGAAGAAACCAGTTAGACTGAAGGGCTGGCTAGAAACtgataaaagcaaaatatggagTTTTCTTCGGTGCCTACCATATATTTCACAACTGAG GATTGTTCCTCAAGATGAGAGTGATACAGAGGTGAAGATGCCTACACTGACTTCTGAGCAACTAAAGAGATTCTTCCTTTTGCACCTGCTTGATCATGGAGATCTAGACAACACTGAGACAGGACAGAGCTCTGTTGAGGAACTGTTGTCAGTTCTTGGGTTTGCTCATTCAGACGACTCTCCAGAAAGGTGCTTGTTTCTGTTAGATCTGTTCTCACATGGGAAAGACTACGAGACTCAAACAGGCAGAAAAGTTTGTCAAGCATTACTTCCTGTTTATCGGTCAGCCCCTGCAGTCTGGTCCATAGACCTCTCGGAGAGAAAGGGCTCTCTAAGCTGTGATGACCAGTTCCAGCTGTCTCTGTGGGGTGCATTCCCTGTCGGCTCAGAATGGGATGCACAGCTAGCCTCCTCACTCCTCCAGGCCCTAGACTATACCATCACATTGTCAGGGTGGTTGCCCACTGTAACCTGCAAGGCAGTAGGTGCAGTCCTAGGCCAATCTGCCCCTGGAGAAAAACTCAACGTCAGTCTCACCCCAGATAGTATCTCATTCCAAGGAGCTGCATTACTCTTCAAGCAAGTGAAAGAGTTTCACAAACTTAA GGTAAACGAAATGTCAACAGCGAAGCTGGCCAGATTGGCAAGGTCAATGACATGCCGAAGACCAATGGTCGTTGAGGAGCTGACTCTTGTCTTCTCTAGGTCAATTCCAAAAGAAGGGGTGCAGTGTAGAGTGCTCAGTGGTTTAGCTTTACTCCTTAGAGTTTGGACTGTAAGGGTCTTAAATCTGATAGACTGTCCAATCCAGGGTTTCCTTCTCACTACCTTGTTGTGTCATCAGGGTCCACTCACTATCAGGCAAGTTTCTAGATCTTCTTCACACTTGAAAAAATATGGACTTTTGTTTTGTGAGGTGTGCTATTGTTTTGAAAGATGGGTTTGTGTatgtttccatgacagactgagtAAGGAGACTCTGCAGCAGCTGGCTGTTGTGGTGTATGAGGCTCAGGATGAGGAACTGACCCAATGCTTTCTGGAAAAGTTGGGTAGTGATCTGTGTAACTGTACACTGGACTGGGATGTGCTTCACTACTTGCTGAAGACCACCACACAACCCATCACCATCAACCTCAGGAGGAGCAGAATCAGAGACCAATACATACCTTATCTCCTCCCTTTGCTGAAGAATGTTCACTTTCAAAG GACAAGCTCCCAGTTTGAAAGGACAGCTCTGAGAGAAATACATGAGAAACGTGCTGGTCACTTGGTGAACAGTTTAGTGAAGTCATCAGATGACTGGATCGACCTGAACAACCTGGTTTTGAACCATGATGACTGTGAAGCACTTCGTTTTGCCCTGCACTACAGTGACGGTGTCAAACTCAACTTGTTGTTGACCATCATTCCAAAGGAGGAAATGGAGAGCATTCTGACTCTTCTACACAGAGTCTCTGAGCTCAG GGTAGACAGGAAACTATTGCTGGAGCTGCTCCATACCTGTGCAGGattgagaaggaggagaggagaggcacctGCACTCCTGACACTGCTGCATCACAAACTGgacctctcctgctcctctgccATAGACCTATTtgggcaggagaaagagactgtTTTGAGCCTCAGTTTTGGAGACTGTAGGGTCATCTCCGCGGCCATCCAGGAAGCTGATGGTGACACAGAGCTGATCCTACATGACTGCCATGTTGAGGATGCAGGACTAGAGGAGCTGTTTCATGTTTTGCACAGGATTCATATGAG CTTTGGAAAACCTCTTCTGCTGCAAATCCTGCACTTGATATTTGTGGAAGATGGCGACAGGTCAGTGAGGCTTGCTTCATTACTCTCCAGAGCCCTGGAAAAGAAGGTGGACCTCAGTCAGAGCCCTTTAGACTCGAGGGCCTGTTCAACACTTGCCTTGGTTCTAGAACACTCGGAAGGGCTTTCCGAGCTGGACCTCAGTGACTGCCACCTCACTGACACACACCTGGATGTGCTGCTCCCACATCTGCACAAAGTTCAAGTCCTGAA TCTTTGCAATAATGAAATCACCGACAAAGGTGCTGTGAAACTTAACCTATACATGATCGGCAATAGCTTTACAGAAACTGTATG GCTCTCCAACAAGATGATCACTGAGTTTGACATCTTATTGGCGGACAATCGCTACAAACTGTGGCCAGCTCATGTGGAGCCTGGGCACGATCAGCGCGTTACTTCCCTGGGATCTACCTCTGTGACAAATGAGACCTCTAAA AAAAAAACCCTCATTGAAGAATTTGACCCTGACAAAACAATAACAGACAAGATTATCTACAG GTTCCAGTGTGGGTCTCGTGGCAGGTTTCAGTGCAGAGCTACAGGGCTGGTTTTTGGGATGAGGGGGGCAGGGATTGTGGAGTACAGTGTGGTCCACTGGGACAGGGATATCCTTGCTAACACCAGCTATGAGCCTGCAGGCCCCTTGTTTCAACTCAGGAGTCCAGAGGGACATATGTACCAACTACATCTACCTCACTGCGAGGTTACGG tgtctgcagCTGAGAACCTTCTTGTGGCCCACATATGCAGAAAGAACAGGGAGTTCTTAATACCCAAGGTGACACACTCACACGTGATTGTAAGCATTAGTGGGCTTTCAAATTATGGAAAAGCTCGTAAAAAACAATCCAACAGCAACCGTATCCAAGGACAGGTGCTACTGTTCCTTGAGCCTGAAGCAACTCCAAAAGAGCAAAGGCTCTGGGTGTTCCTGCTGCCCCGAGACATGCCGCCAGACGAG GTGGAGAATCAGCACAAAGAGTTCACATTCATTAAGACCAGCTCATCCTGTATGCTGACACCCACAGCCAAATATAGTGTGACTTCTGACCTCAAACAAGGCTTTCTTGTTCAACCCAAA AAATGCACATTGCACATTGCACATTGCACATACCAACACGCCACCTTTGAGGTCTTCTTGAACCGTAGTATCACAGAACTCAATATGAACATTCTGGAGACAAAGCTAAAGACGCGGAAACGCTGGTGTCGCCGAGTGATTCTCAACACACCACGGG ATAATGCTGCTCAGGTGAAAAGATTCACTGAGCAGCAGTGGATAAAGAACCTGTGTGAAATACTGGGAGAACTGTCAAAGTACGAAATTAAGAAGCTTAAGTCAATGATGAGGAATAAGGAACAAAAGCCAATCGCCAAGAGTGCTCTGGAGGGACGAAAAAGCCCTGAGGAGCTTGCAGAGCTGATGGTGGAGACCTGGGGGGTGCATGACTCCATCAAGGCCACCAAAGAGTTATTGGAGAGACTGCCACGCAACGACGATCGAGTGACATCCTTGCTGCAGCCATTCTTGTAG